Proteins encoded together in one Lathyrus oleraceus cultivar Zhongwan6 chromosome 5, CAAS_Psat_ZW6_1.0, whole genome shotgun sequence window:
- the LOC127087153 gene encoding histone H2A.2-like, translating into MAGGRKGGGPRKKSVTRSVRAGLQFPVGRIGRFLKKGRYAQRVGTGAPVYLAAVLEYLAAEVLELAGNAARDNKKNRISPRHLLLAVRNDEELGKLLAGVTIAHGGVLPNINPVLLPKRTESAATAPKSPSKARKSPKKA; encoded by the exons ATGGCCGGAGGAAGGAAAGGAGGAGGACCAAGGAAGAAGTCAGTGACCAGATCCGTCAGAGCTGGTCTTCAATTCCCCGTCGGAAGAATCGGTCGTTTCTTGAAGAAAGGTAGATACGCTCAGCGTGTTGGTACTGGTGCTCCAGTTTACTTGGCTGCAGTTCTCGAATATCTTGCTGCTGAG GTTCTTGAGTTGGCTGGGAATGCTGCCCGTGACAACAAGAAGAATAGAATCAGTCCAAGACATTTGTTGTTGGCAGTAAGGAATGATGAAGAGCTTGGAAAATTGCTGGCTGGTGTTACCATTGCTCATGGTGGTGTTCTACCTAACATCAACCCAGTGCTTTTGCCTAAGAGGACTGAAAGTGCTGCAACTGCTCCCAAGTCACCTTCCAAGGCAAGGAAATCTCCCAAGAAGGCTTAA
- the LOC127087149 gene encoding histone H2A.1 codes for MDASTKTKKGAGGRKGGGPRKKSVTRSVRAGLQFPVGRVGRFLKKGRYAQRVGTGAPVYLAAVLEYLAAEVLELAGNAARDNKKNRISPRHLLLAVRNDEELGKLLAGVTIAYGGVLPNINPVLLPKRKENAAASTPKSPSKAKKSPKKA; via the exons ATGGACGCAAGCACAAAGACAAAGAAGGGAGCCGGAGGAAGGAAAGGAGGAGGACCAAGGAAGAAGTCCGTCACCAGATCCGTCAGAGCTGGTCTTCAATTTCCCGTAGGAAGAGTCGGCCGATTCTTGAAGAAAGGTAGATACGCTCAGCGTGTTGGTACTGGTGCTCCTGTTTACTTGGCTGCAGTTCTCGAATATCTTGCTGCTGAG GTTCTTGAGTTGGCTGGAAATGCAGCACGTGATAACAAGAAGAATAGAATCAGTCCAAGACATTTGTTGTTGGCAGTGAGGAATGATGAAGAGCTTGGAAAATTGCTTGCTGGTGTTACCATTGCTTATGGTGGTGTTCTTCCCAATATCAACCCAGTGCTTTTGCCTAAGAGGAAAGAAAACGCTGCTGCCAGTACTCCAAAGTCTCCATCTAAGGCCAAGAAGTCTCCCAAGAAGGCTTAA